In the genome of Nonomuraea sp. NBC_00507, the window CAGCTCGCACTCCAAGGGCCCTTTGACCCCGGCCAGCTTGAGGGCCGCGTGCGTGCCCCACCCCTTGGACTCCACCACGAGCCCGCCGGTGATCCCGTCGACCCCTTTGCCCTCGATGGGCCGGCCGTCGGCGTAGAACTGCTCGGCCGGTCCCATATGGGCCATGTGATCGGAACCCTGCGCGACCGGGGGCGCGTCACCCCCGCTGAGCTGCGTGCCGACGGTCAGCCCGCCGGCCACCAGCGTGACCGCCGCCGCCATCCCGATCACGAACGTCCCCCTGCGCGTCCTCCTGTCCGCCGCCCGCTTGCGGCGCAGCATGTCGATCGCCGGGGCCGGCGATGGCGGGCGGTCGTCCTCCACGGGACCACCGAGCCCGTTCAGCACGCTGGCCACGCCGGCCAGCTCCGACAGTTCGGAGCGGCAGGCGGCGCAGAAGAGCAGATGGGCTTCGAACGCTTCTTTGTCCTCGTCCTCGAGCAGCCCGAGCGCGTACGCGCCCACGTCCGTGTGCTCGACTCTCGATGTCACGCCGTCACCCCCCTCTCCTCCAACGCGATGCGCAGCGCGCGAACGGCGTAGTAGACCCGGGACTTCACGGTGCCCACCGGGATGCCGAGCGCCACGGCGGCGTCATGGACCGACCGGTCCCGCAGGATCGTCTCGTTGAGGATCTCGCGGTGGGCCGGCGACAACGCCTTCAGCGCCTCTGACACGACCACCTGGTGCAGGAGACCCTCCATCTCGTCCGGCACGGGCATGCTCTCCAGCGGCCCGTCGCCCGACTCCTGGGGGCGGGCGTCCCTGCGCCGCCGGTCATCGATCACGATACGTCTGGCGACCGTGGCGAGCCAGGGCATAAGTGAGACTGCCTCAGGATCGAGTTGCTCCGCGCTGCGCCACGCCCGGATCATGGTCTCCTGCACCACGTCTTCCGCCCACTGCCGATCGCCCGCCGTCAGCCGGATCACGAAGGCCAGCAGCGGCCTGTGATACTCCCGGTAGAGCGCGGACACTGCCACCTCGTCGTCTGGCGCCTCATGATCCGATCGCATGCGCCGGATCCGGTGGCGTGAGCGTGGCTGGCCCATCGGGGCGGCTCCGTCGGCCGAGGGCGGGGGATACGTGCTCGCTCGCATCATCTCCCCT includes:
- a CDS encoding anti-sigma factor family protein gives rise to the protein MTSRVEHTDVGAYALGLLEDEDKEAFEAHLLFCAACRSELSELAGVASVLNGLGGPVEDDRPPSPAPAIDMLRRKRAADRRTRRGTFVIGMAAAVTLVAGGLTVGTQLSGGDAPPVAQGSDHMAHMGPAEQFYADGRPIEGKGVDGITGGLVVESKGWGTHAALKLAGVKGPLECELISVSTSGERRVMTGWSVPPAGYGVPGSPDPLYMHGGSATQLKDVDHFEVVTSTGKKLLTIEA
- a CDS encoding sigma-70 family RNA polymerase sigma factor, which encodes MRSDHEAPDDEVAVSALYREYHRPLLAFVIRLTAGDRQWAEDVVQETMIRAWRSAEQLDPEAVSLMPWLATVARRIVIDDRRRRDARPQESGDGPLESMPVPDEMEGLLHQVVVSEALKALSPAHREILNETILRDRSVHDAAVALGIPVGTVKSRVYYAVRALRIALEERGVTA